From the Chitinolyticbacter meiyuanensis genome, one window contains:
- a CDS encoding UvrD-helicase domain-containing protein encodes MLHTLNAPQQAAVRYLDGPCLVLAGAGSGKTRVITQKIAYLIERAQMDARNIAAITFTNKAAREMQERVASLMDPARLRGLTVSTFHSLGMRMLREEARHIGYKPQFSILDSADAGKIISDLLTTTDKALVRSTISQISLLKNDRVSPDKALRLANSDGELHLARLYRAYQDTLQAYQAVDFDDLIRLPVDLFEAHEEVRQKWQQRLRYLLIDECQDTNTTQYQMVKQLTGLSGQFTAVGDDDQSIYAWRGANMENLRLLQQDFPALKVIKLEQNYRSVARILKCANAVIANNPKLFEKTLWSDLGIGDPVQIIEAKNEEHEAELVAMKLQAHKFEAGTEFRDYAILYRSNFQARIIETQLRTQRIPYTISGGQSFFDRAEIKDLLAYLRLVANENDDPAFIRAVTTPKRGVGNVTLERLGSYAAERKVSLFGAVFEEGFIHQVQPQQYEPLKQFAEFINKLQYRARTEAAGSLLQDMLAAIDYETWLYETDEPKPAETKWKNVLDFVGWVAKQGEEKGRNLVEVVQTIALITMLEGRDEEEIDAVKLTTLHASKGLEYPHVFLIGCEEDILPHANSIEGNMVEEERRLMYVGITRAQRSLTITYCGKRRRAGEWQIVEPSRFLRELPSEEIRVSGRLAGDKSEPLVTRQEGRAMLAGLMAKLGG; translated from the coding sequence ATGCTGCACACGCTCAATGCTCCCCAACAAGCGGCTGTCCGTTATCTGGATGGCCCCTGCCTCGTGCTGGCCGGTGCGGGTTCAGGCAAGACGCGGGTGATCACGCAGAAGATCGCCTACCTGATCGAGCGGGCGCAAATGGACGCACGCAACATCGCCGCCATCACCTTTACCAACAAGGCCGCGCGCGAAATGCAGGAGCGGGTGGCCTCGCTGATGGACCCGGCGCGGCTGCGCGGGCTGACGGTATCCACCTTCCACAGCCTGGGCATGCGCATGTTGCGCGAGGAAGCGCGCCATATCGGTTACAAGCCACAGTTCTCCATCCTTGATTCGGCCGATGCCGGCAAGATCATCTCGGACTTGCTCACCACCACCGACAAGGCGCTGGTGCGCTCGACCATTTCGCAGATCTCGCTGCTCAAGAACGACCGGGTGTCACCGGACAAGGCGCTGCGGCTGGCCAATTCCGATGGCGAGCTGCATCTGGCGCGCTTGTATCGCGCCTACCAGGACACGCTGCAAGCTTATCAGGCGGTCGATTTCGATGACCTGATCCGACTGCCGGTCGATCTCTTCGAGGCGCACGAGGAGGTGCGACAGAAGTGGCAGCAACGGCTGCGCTACCTGCTGATCGACGAGTGCCAGGACACCAACACCACCCAGTACCAGATGGTGAAGCAGCTGACCGGGCTATCCGGCCAGTTCACCGCGGTGGGCGACGATGACCAGTCCATCTATGCCTGGCGTGGCGCAAATATGGAAAACCTGCGCCTGCTGCAGCAGGATTTCCCGGCGCTCAAGGTGATCAAGCTGGAACAGAACTATCGCTCGGTGGCGCGCATCCTCAAGTGCGCCAACGCGGTGATCGCCAACAACCCCAAGCTTTTCGAGAAAACGCTGTGGTCCGATCTTGGCATTGGCGACCCGGTGCAGATCATCGAGGCCAAGAACGAGGAGCACGAGGCTGAACTCGTGGCGATGAAGCTGCAGGCGCACAAGTTCGAGGCCGGTACCGAGTTCCGCGACTACGCCATTCTTTACCGAAGCAACTTCCAGGCGCGCATCATCGAAACGCAGCTGCGCACGCAGCGCATTCCGTACACGATTTCCGGCGGGCAGAGTTTTTTCGATCGCGCCGAGATCAAGGACCTGCTCGCCTACCTCCGTCTCGTCGCCAATGAGAACGACGATCCAGCCTTCATCCGCGCGGTGACCACCCCCAAGCGTGGCGTCGGTAACGTCACGCTGGAACGGCTGGGTTCCTACGCTGCTGAGCGCAAGGTGTCGCTGTTCGGTGCGGTGTTCGAGGAAGGCTTCATTCACCAGGTGCAGCCGCAGCAGTACGAGCCGCTCAAGCAGTTCGCCGAGTTCATCAACAAACTGCAGTACCGCGCGCGCACTGAAGCGGCCGGCAGCCTGCTGCAGGACATGCTGGCCGCGATCGATTACGAGACCTGGCTTTACGAGACCGACGAGCCCAAGCCCGCCGAGACCAAGTGGAAGAACGTGCTCGACTTCGTCGGCTGGGTCGCCAAGCAGGGCGAGGAGAAGGGCCGCAATCTGGTGGAAGTGGTACAGACCATTGCGCTGATCACCATGCTGGAAGGGCGGGACGAGGAAGAGATCGATGCGGTGAAGCTCACCACGCTGCATGCGTCCAAGGGGCTGGAGTACCCGCACGTGTTCCTGATCGGCTGCGAGGAGGACATCCTGCCGCATGCCAACTCGATCGAGGGCAACATGGTCGAGGAGGAGCGCCGGCTGATGTACGTGGGCATCACCCGCGCCCAACGCAGCCTCACCATCACCTATTGCGGCAAGCGCCGTCGCGCCGGTGAATGGCAGATCGTCGAACCGAGCCGCTTCCTGCGCGAATTGCCCAGCGAGGAGATCCGCGTCTCGGGTCGGCTGGCCGGCGACAAGTCCGAGCCGTTGGTCACCCGACAGGAGGGGCGCGCAATGCTGGCCGGGTTGATGGCCAAGCTCGGCGGATAA
- a CDS encoding DUF445 domain-containing protein yields the protein MTDPVYLERERLLLAAKRQKLRQARTLATGLLIAALLLFLLAQRFEDAHPVWGYVSAFAEAAMVGALADWFAVTALFRHPLGIPIPHTAIIPKNKVRIADSLGGFIETHFLSAEQVAARIEAFNPARRIAAWLSRPSHVEELAAQSQQLAQYLMTLLDAPHVRDAARRVMRDMLSELDWARHGGELLGVLLAERQHQQLLDIVLAKVAERLERPDVQTLLSGMIAQELSYLRWMALDEAGGRFVARKLVAAVSHEFERVRDDDNHALRRLIDTELDALILRLQHDEPLRARTRAWVAELAQAPSFERQFNGLWQGMVDVLRADFSKPESLLRSKVASAARRLRDQLREDAQLAGWVNRSVRDAAARAVSRYREQIGRFIADQLKGWDDAVMVERLELNVGVDLQFIRINGTLVGGLIGVLLHLAQHHLG from the coding sequence ATGACCGATCCCGTCTACCTCGAACGAGAGCGGCTGCTGCTGGCGGCCAAACGGCAGAAACTGCGTCAGGCCAGGACGCTGGCCACCGGGCTGCTGATCGCTGCGCTGCTGCTGTTCCTGCTGGCGCAGCGCTTCGAAGACGCTCATCCGGTCTGGGGCTATGTATCGGCCTTTGCCGAGGCCGCGATGGTCGGCGCGTTGGCGGACTGGTTTGCCGTCACCGCGCTGTTCCGCCATCCGCTGGGCATTCCCATCCCGCACACGGCCATCATCCCGAAGAACAAGGTGCGCATCGCCGATAGCCTGGGCGGCTTCATCGAAACGCATTTCCTCTCCGCCGAGCAGGTAGCTGCGCGGATTGAGGCATTCAATCCGGCGCGCCGCATTGCCGCCTGGCTATCGCGGCCATCGCATGTCGAGGAGCTGGCGGCGCAGAGCCAGCAACTGGCGCAATACCTGATGACCTTGCTGGACGCACCGCACGTGCGCGATGCGGCGCGCCGGGTGATGCGCGACATGCTGTCCGAGCTCGACTGGGCGCGCCACGGCGGCGAGCTGCTGGGGGTGCTGCTGGCCGAGCGCCAGCACCAGCAACTGCTCGACATCGTGCTGGCCAAGGTGGCCGAACGACTGGAACGGCCTGACGTGCAGACGCTGTTGTCGGGCATGATCGCGCAGGAGCTCTCCTACCTGCGCTGGATGGCGCTGGACGAGGCGGGTGGGCGTTTCGTCGCGCGCAAGCTGGTGGCGGCGGTCAGCCATGAGTTCGAACGGGTGCGTGATGATGACAACCACGCGCTGCGCCGGCTGATCGATACCGAGCTCGATGCATTGATCCTGCGCCTGCAGCACGACGAGCCGTTGCGTGCCCGCACTCGCGCTTGGGTAGCGGAGCTGGCGCAGGCGCCGTCGTTCGAGCGCCAATTCAATGGCTTGTGGCAGGGTATGGTCGATGTGCTGCGAGCCGATTTCAGCAAGCCGGAATCGCTGCTGCGCAGCAAGGTGGCGAGCGCGGCACGCCGCCTGCGTGACCAGTTGCGCGAGGATGCGCAGCTGGCGGGCTGGGTGAATCGCAGCGTGCGCGATGCGGCGGCCCGTGCGGTATCGCGCTATCGCGAGCAGATCGGCCGCTTCATCGCGGACCAGTTGAAGGGCTGGGACGACGCGGTGATGGTGGAGCGACTGGAACTCAATGTCGGCGTCGATCTGCAGTTCATCCGTATCAACGGCACGCTGGTGGGCGGCCTGATCGGCGTGCTGCTGCACCTGGCGCAGCACCACCTGGGCTGA
- a CDS encoding eCIS core domain-containing protein, whose product MASSAHATATPERRPAPRVQRACSKCGGQHDNGPQWQRYATQAKGAQVDAPDSHFEREADRVAEQVVAQLSGVPGSKPAITPLGDTRIQRKCGCEEQGGALAQRKPGAIPRTAHQVPLNPDGGAPMSGGLRGAMERAFGEDFSGVRLHHDGEADAMSRNLGARAFTVGSHVYFANGEYAPSSPEGQRLLAHELTHVVQQGGQPHAAQPKCAECAAHEAEEEKAGPVVQRIGLPSLPSLSDVEDALSDVGDAVADTASDIGEGIVEGAEAVGEGVQAAGEAIVEGAEAAGEAIAEGAEAAGEAIVEGAEAIAEGAEAVADTVFGFARDVWDAATALASAIGGMVSISGTSLVITVPAMPVCPVLPFQFSLPRMDAHVPIAVASVTSGVLTVYGVLTAFVGLSPELSGQLGPCQLHGLRIVINPLGPSVSAAGAITATVAVGLGAQLEAGLHGELGMIIAWPDPPIVLRVPVIGAEVGLAGFARGIVASQVTAAGAMSASLSGVSLAMSQRQTLGLAADAGVAGFGELQLLGQNVCRLYWPLADWHDDLAIDSGFDLAFSAGRSGISASFNIIKPTLDRFGFDRLGIEIGRGMFMDDCPLCDWMRRLNLMPSGHGARWDDGGKAGPPHAVGPLSGVFPNDPGFASGSKCRGACGPDCKTCDEELEHSECETIDGGARHRFWVYPNYHVCGIHQGCLEHDSCFDWCGNNFGEVGLAGVIFGPCHRFCDLEAVCTYGAKNAIGWIFGAKPHSDYWKYSDPPRAVSECDGPCPADAAAGGGGPDAGAQGGGAGGAAGGGGAPTGPGRVRICMPEVILFNRRSVGDSVSESLPETEVWSTWIEAPPPVFLVELELLAQAGMEAGIEAGIGPARLTDMCMDVDPLRGDYSGTATLRIPADLTAWLILWGQLSANANWLALINVVSAIGRLEAEANGTLSTEFVGTVGVECVDGQPGFTTNVDFPGCIDLDFNLDAQFDLELVGYNLFHKRWRLAQAAWNHCWGEDIDIDPMRRGQDPDIDLSGESINLEDLIKWLLGGGGGGRPRPPGQLPAGGNGIPTGLTRDDPIEMAWYKRPTAYPATMPLATHQSATNCSTNADCSGATDPHDGTLTPTCTLLHIGRRPRNMCTAMADFRRTVPTDLRDLNTGAVTDRIGVPYFPDAGDIMVLVNPGRTETEMNRIKRRTARHGYRMSDHDQDADHVVDLDWGGPDHFQNLWPLDSDINQGAGREQNRNQRITFSEGPNGPVHTNITIGSFKDQGFHRRNPPHHFFVITTFRDP is encoded by the coding sequence ATGGCCTCCTCTGCCCACGCTACCGCCACCCCGGAGCGCCGCCCGGCGCCCCGGGTGCAGCGGGCGTGCAGCAAATGCGGCGGCCAGCACGACAACGGGCCGCAATGGCAGCGCTATGCAACGCAAGCCAAGGGCGCGCAGGTCGATGCACCCGACAGCCACTTCGAGCGCGAGGCGGATCGGGTGGCCGAGCAGGTGGTGGCGCAGTTGTCCGGCGTGCCGGGCAGCAAGCCGGCGATCACGCCGCTGGGCGACACACGCATCCAGCGCAAGTGTGGCTGCGAGGAGCAAGGGGGAGCGCTGGCGCAGCGCAAGCCGGGCGCCATCCCGCGCACCGCGCACCAAGTGCCGCTGAACCCGGATGGCGGCGCGCCGATGTCCGGCGGCCTGCGCGGCGCCATGGAGCGAGCGTTCGGTGAGGATTTCAGCGGCGTACGCCTGCATCACGACGGCGAAGCCGATGCGATGTCGCGCAATCTGGGCGCGCGCGCCTTCACCGTGGGCAGCCATGTCTACTTCGCCAACGGCGAATACGCCCCATCATCGCCGGAAGGGCAGCGCCTGCTGGCGCATGAGCTCACCCACGTGGTGCAACAGGGTGGGCAGCCGCATGCGGCGCAGCCCAAGTGCGCCGAATGCGCGGCGCACGAGGCCGAGGAGGAAAAAGCCGGGCCGGTGGTGCAACGGATAGGCTTGCCCAGTCTGCCGAGTCTCAGCGATGTGGAGGATGCCTTATCCGATGTCGGCGATGCGGTCGCCGATACTGCATCCGACATCGGCGAGGGCATCGTCGAAGGCGCGGAGGCCGTGGGTGAAGGCGTGCAAGCCGCCGGAGAAGCGATCGTCGAGGGTGCGGAGGCAGCGGGCGAGGCCATCGCCGAAGGGGCCGAGGCGGCTGGCGAGGCCATTGTGGAAGGCGCGGAAGCGATCGCGGAAGGGGCAGAGGCGGTGGCGGACACCGTGTTCGGTTTCGCCCGCGACGTCTGGGATGCGGCCACTGCCCTGGCTTCGGCCATTGGCGGCATGGTCAGCATCTCCGGCACCAGCCTCGTGATCACCGTGCCGGCGATGCCGGTGTGCCCTGTGCTGCCATTCCAGTTCAGCCTGCCGCGCATGGATGCCCATGTACCCATCGCCGTGGCCAGCGTCACCTCGGGTGTGCTCACGGTCTACGGCGTGCTCACCGCCTTCGTGGGGCTGTCGCCGGAGTTGTCCGGCCAGCTCGGGCCATGCCAGCTGCATGGCCTGCGCATCGTGATCAACCCGCTCGGGCCGTCGGTCTCCGCAGCCGGTGCGATCACCGCGACGGTCGCGGTCGGGCTGGGTGCCCAGCTGGAAGCAGGGCTGCATGGCGAACTGGGCATGATCATTGCTTGGCCCGATCCGCCCATTGTGCTGCGTGTGCCGGTGATCGGCGCCGAGGTGGGGCTGGCCGGCTTTGCCCGCGGTATCGTGGCGAGCCAGGTCACTGCCGCGGGGGCGATGAGCGCCAGCCTTTCCGGCGTGTCGCTGGCCATGAGCCAGCGCCAGACGTTGGGCCTTGCTGCCGATGCCGGCGTTGCCGGGTTCGGCGAGCTACAGCTGCTGGGGCAGAACGTGTGCCGGCTCTACTGGCCGCTGGCGGACTGGCACGACGATCTCGCCATCGACAGTGGCTTCGATCTGGCGTTCTCGGCCGGGCGTTCCGGCATCTCCGCATCGTTCAACATCATCAAGCCCACGCTGGATCGCTTCGGCTTCGATCGCCTTGGCATCGAGATCGGCCGTGGCATGTTCATGGACGATTGTCCCCTGTGCGATTGGATGCGCCGGCTCAATCTGATGCCATCCGGCCATGGCGCGCGTTGGGATGATGGCGGCAAGGCAGGCCCCCCTCATGCCGTGGGGCCGCTGAGTGGCGTATTCCCGAATGACCCGGGTTTTGCCAGTGGCTCCAAATGCCGCGGCGCGTGTGGTCCGGATTGCAAGACCTGCGATGAAGAGCTGGAGCATAGCGAGTGCGAAACGATCGATGGCGGCGCACGGCACCGTTTCTGGGTGTACCCCAACTATCATGTTTGCGGCATCCACCAGGGGTGCCTGGAGCACGATTCCTGCTTTGATTGGTGCGGCAACAATTTCGGAGAAGTTGGGCTTGCCGGGGTGATCTTTGGCCCGTGTCACCGTTTCTGCGATCTGGAGGCGGTGTGTACCTATGGCGCCAAGAACGCCATAGGCTGGATTTTTGGCGCCAAGCCGCACAGTGATTACTGGAAATACTCGGATCCGCCGCGTGCCGTTTCGGAGTGTGATGGCCCCTGCCCAGCGGATGCGGCGGCAGGTGGCGGCGGTCCCGATGCGGGGGCTCAAGGCGGCGGCGCTGGAGGGGCTGCAGGTGGCGGTGGTGCGCCGACCGGGCCAGGACGCGTGCGCATCTGCATGCCCGAAGTCATCCTGTTCAACCGTCGCAGCGTCGGTGACAGCGTGAGCGAGTCGCTGCCGGAAACCGAGGTCTGGTCGACCTGGATCGAGGCGCCACCACCGGTGTTCCTCGTCGAGCTGGAACTGCTGGCGCAGGCGGGCATGGAGGCTGGCATCGAGGCTGGCATCGGCCCGGCGCGGCTCACCGATATGTGCATGGATGTCGATCCCTTGCGCGGGGACTACAGCGGCACAGCCACGCTGCGCATCCCGGCCGATCTCACCGCGTGGCTGATCCTGTGGGGGCAACTGAGTGCGAACGCCAACTGGCTGGCGCTGATCAATGTCGTCAGTGCCATTGGCCGGCTCGAAGCCGAAGCCAATGGCACGCTCAGCACCGAGTTTGTCGGCACCGTTGGCGTCGAGTGCGTCGACGGCCAGCCAGGTTTCACCACCAACGTCGATTTCCCCGGCTGCATCGACCTCGATTTCAACCTCGATGCCCAGTTCGACCTGGAGCTCGTTGGCTACAACCTGTTCCACAAGCGCTGGCGTTTGGCCCAGGCGGCATGGAATCACTGCTGGGGCGAGGACATCGACATCGATCCGATGCGGCGCGGCCAGGACCCGGATATCGACCTGTCGGGCGAATCGATCAATCTCGAGGACCTCATCAAGTGGCTGCTTGGCGGCGGCGGCGGTGGAAGGCCGCGCCCACCGGGTCAGCTACCTGCAGGCGGCAACGGCATTCCCACCGGGTTGACTCGCGATGATCCGATCGAGATGGCCTGGTACAAGCGACCAACCGCCTATCCAGCCACCATGCCGCTTGCCACGCATCAGAGTGCAACGAACTGCAGCACCAATGCCGATTGCAGCGGCGCGACCGACCCGCACGATGGAACACTCACGCCGACCTGCACATTGCTGCACATCGGTCGGCGGCCCCGCAACATGTGTACGGCCATGGCCGATTTCCGTCGCACCGTGCCGACAGATTTGCGCGACCTCAATACCGGTGCCGTGACGGACCGCATCGGTGTGCCGTATTTCCCTGATGCTGGCGACATCATGGTGCTGGTCAATCCCGGTCGCACCGAAACCGAGATGAACCGCATCAAGCGCCGCACCGCCCGCCACGGCTATCGCATGTCGGATCATGACCAGGATGCGGATCATGTGGTGGACCTCGACTGGGGCGGCCCCGATCATTTTCAAAACCTGTGGCCGCTCGATTCGGACATCAACCAGGGCGCAGGGCGCGAGCAGAACCGCAACCAGCGCATCACCTTTTCGGAAGGGCCGAACGGGCCGGTACACACCAACATCACCATCGGCTCGTTCAAGGACCAAGGCTTCCATCGGCGCAATCCGCCGCATCATTTCTTCGTCATTACCACTTTCCGCGATCCCTGA